The proteins below are encoded in one region of Helianthus annuus cultivar XRQ/B chromosome 2, HanXRQr2.0-SUNRISE, whole genome shotgun sequence:
- the LOC110892474 gene encoding protein FAR1-RELATED SEQUENCE 5-like: MMSTTVDGVRICPTTGNQYYTPIVPDSSKPVVGMHFQSIDSAFNFYKKYAKLSGFEGRKHTQSSKNGVVIRKYFVCAKEGSATSCAVDTVNDSVGADKKLNDRRRRPSKRTGCKAHIRLSLTPKNTYRISHVFEEHNHSFVDEEDYHLLASSRKLTFTEEQLLSDFSEMNIGPVRAFNLMRKIRGGFDKVGVTSTDCKNFKRDINLFIGEFDVDMAVQRLMKKKLYLPNFSCEFYCDEKGALAGLFWADEEMKLNYEVFGDVMSVDATFRTNRYDLVFVPFTGIDN, encoded by the exons ATGATGTCTACTACTGTCGATG GAGTTCGTATCTGTCCAACTACTGGTAATCAGTATTATACTCCTATTGTTCCAGATTCTTCCAAACCTGTAGTTGGTATGCATTTCCAGTCAATTGATTCTGCCTTTAATTTCTATAAGAAGTATGCTAAGTTATCTGGGTTTGAGGGTCGAAAGCATACTCAATCTTCAAAAAATGGTGTTGTGATTAGAAAGTACTTTGTTTGTGCGAAAGAGGGTTCAGCGACATCCTGTGCTGTTGACACGGTAAATGATAGTGTTGGTGCTGATAAAAAGTTAAATGACCGAAGGAGGAGACCTTCTAAACGTACCGGATGTAAGGCACACATCCGTTTGTCTTTAACTCCAAAAAATACTTATAGAATTTCTCATGTATTTGAGGAGCATAATCATTCTTTTGTTGATGAAGAGGATTATCATCTTTTAGCTTCGTCTAGAAAGTTGACATTCACTGAAGAGcaactgctttctgatttttcTGAGATGAATATTGGTCCAGTTAGGGCATTCAACCTTATGAGAAAGATTCGTGGTGGATTTGATAAGGTTGGAGTGACGTCTACTGATTGTAAAAATTTTAAAAGAGATATTAATTTGTTCATTGGAGAGTTTGATGTGGATATGGCTGTCCAACGTCTTATGAAGAAGAAGCTGTATTTGCCGAATTTTTCTTGTGAATTTTATTGTGATGAAAAAGGTGCTCTTGCTGGATTATTTTGGGCTGATGAAGAAATGAAACTGAATTATGAGGTCTTTGGGGATGTTATGTCTGTTGATGCTACGTTCCGTACGAACAG GTATGACTTGGTATTTGTTCCGTTCACTGGAATCGATAATTGA